Proteins from one Malania oleifera isolate guangnan ecotype guangnan chromosome 4, ASM2987363v1, whole genome shotgun sequence genomic window:
- the LOC131153096 gene encoding rRNA-processing protein fcf2-like, with protein sequence MPESSTVIGLSWEPKLPLGSSSSGKDVSDKSQTELETKICSAVWKPNAELVDGLYVPPNNPKKLNKLLRKQIKDTAGRNWFDMPAPTITPELKKNLQLLKLRDALDPKRHYKKGDSKSKTLPKYFQVGTVIQSASDFFSGRLTKKEKKPTLADELLSDRSLGDYRKRKVREIEELNRPAGVNKWKIKGKQSRKRAKHRRHRRM encoded by the exons ATGCCAGAGAGCAGCACAGTTATTGGTCTTTCCTGGGAACCAAAACTTCCTCTTGGCTCATCATCTTCTGGAAAGGACGTATCTGATAAATCTCAAACCGAGCTTGAAACTAAAATTTGTAGTGCTGTGTGGAAGCCTAATGCGGAGCTTGTTGATGGGCTGTATGTCCCACCTAACAACCCCAAGAAGTTGAACAAATTGCTCAGAAAGCAAATCAAAGATACAGCTGGGAGGAATTG GTTTGACATGCCTGCCCCAACCATTACGCCTGAGTTGAAAAAAAACCTCCAGTTACTGAAG TTGAGGGATGCCCTTGATCCAAAGAGGCACTACAAGAAGGGTGATTCAAAATCTAAGACGCTGCCCAAGTATTTCCAG GTGGGAACAGTGATACAGTCGGCATCGGACTTCTTCTCAGGTAGACTTACAAAGAAGGAGAAGAAGCCTACCCTTGCTGATGAGCTGCTTTCTGATCGTTCCCTTGGAGATTACAG GAAGCGCAAGGTTAGAGAGATTGAAGAGCTAAACAGACCTGCCGGGGTTAACAAATGGAAGATTAAAGGGAAGCAGTCACGTAAGCGTGCAAAGCATAGGAGGCATCGACGGATGTGA